The Vigna unguiculata cultivar IT97K-499-35 chromosome 6, ASM411807v1, whole genome shotgun sequence genome contains a region encoding:
- the LOC114188220 gene encoding gamma-glutamyl peptidase 3-like, with product MGEVGEKRYAVLMCGEDSEYLLKMHGGCYGMFGRVLAEEGERWDLYKVVQGEFPANHHLSLYDGFVITGSCYDAHANDSWILELLELVNRLHSMHKKILGICFGHQIIGRALGGKVGRSTKGWDIGVKSINISSSLPFSFSSLNLPSHLSIHKCHRDEILELPPKAHLIASSEMTGIEMFSYGDHIFCIQGHPEFTHDILFHFIDRIITRNLVQEAFALDAKDKAALLKPDKDILKTLCVNFLKGRL from the exons ATGGGTGAGGTCGGAGAGAAGAGGTATGCGGTGCTGATGTGCGGTGAGGATTCGGAGTACTTGTTGAAGATGCACGGAGGTTGTTACGGGATGTTCGGGAGAGTGTTGGCGGAGGAGGGAGAGAGGTGGGACCTGTACAAGGTGGTGCAGGGAGAGTTTCCGGCCAACCACCACCTCTCTCTCTACGATGGGTTTGTCATCACCGGAAGCTGTTACGACGCCCATGCTAACGATTCTTGGATTCTTGAACTTCTGGAACTCGTTAACAGATTGCACTCTATGCACAAGAAAATCCTTGGCATTTGCTTCGGCCACCAG ATAATTGGGCGTGCATTGGGAGGGAAGGTGGGTCGGTCTACGAAGGGTTGGGACATTGGTGTTAAATCTATAAACATCTCATCATCTCTGccattctctttctcttctctcaacCTCCCATCACACCTTTCCATACACAAATGCCACAGGGACGAG ATTCTAGAGCTCCCTCCTAAAGCACACCTCATTGCTTCCTCAGAAATGACTGGAATTGAGATGTTCAGCTATGGAGATCACATCTTTTGCATCCAAGGCCACCCAGAATTCACCCACGACATCCTCTTCCACTTTATAGACCGTATTATTACACGAAATTTGGTCCag GAAGCTTTTGCTTTGGATGCAAAGGATAAGGCGGCACTACTAAAACCAGACAAGGACATTTTGAAAACATTATGCGTCAATTTTCTGAAGGGGCGATTGTGA
- the LOC114188221 gene encoding coiled-coil-helix-coiled-coil-helix domain-containing protein 10, mitochondrial-like, which translates to MPRRSGGSDRSAPRPAPRTVNPAPPPAPAQNGNSGSLLGTVAEGMAFGGGVAVVNRALDSALGPRIIQHETVATGSSTVPAATANSFGSDACNLHLKAFHDCLNSYGSDISKCQFYMDSLAQCRRNSGATLSS; encoded by the exons ATGCCTCGCCGTAGTG GTGGATCTGACCGTTCAGCTCCACGTCCTGCTCCACGGACAG TTAACCCTGCTCCACCTCCAGCTCCTGCTCAGAATGGCAACAGTGGATCTCTCTTAGGAACCGTAGCTGAAG GAATGGCTTTCGGTGGTGGAGTTGCTGTGGTCAACAGGGCTTTGGATTCTGCTTTGGGTCCTCGAATTATTCAACATGAAACAGTAGCTACTGGGTCTTCTACTGTCCCAGCTGCAACTGCTAACAGTTTTGGTAGTGATGCATGTAATCTTCACTTGAAGGCTTTCCACGAT TGCCTGAACAGCTATGGGAGTGACATTAGCAAGTGTCAGTTTTACATGGACAGCTTAGCACAGTGCAGAAGGAACTCCGGAGCCACATTGAGCTCATGA
- the LOC114188217 gene encoding dynamin-related protein 3A-like: MAEEVSSSSTTAPAASATSPLGSSVISLVNRLQDIFARVGSQSTIDLPQVAVVGSQSSGKSSVLEALVGRDFLPRGNDICTRRPLVLQLVQTKRKPDAPDDEYGEFLHLPGRKFHDFSDIRREIQAETDREAGGNKGVSDKQIRLKIFSPNVLDITLVDLPGITKVPVGDQPSDIEARIRTMIMSYIKTPTCLILAVTPANSDLANSDALQMAGIADPDGNRTIGVITKLDIMDRGTDARNLLLGKVIPLRLGYVGVVNRSQEDIQMNRSIKDALVAEEKFFRSRPVYSGLADSCGVPQLAKKLNQILAQHIKAVLPGLRARISTSLVSVAKEHASYGEITESKAGQGALLLNILSKYCEAFSSMVEGKNEEMSTSELSGGARIHYIFQSIFVKSLEEVDPCEGLTDDDIRTAIQNATGPKSALFVPEVPFEVLVRRQISRLLDPSLQCARFIYDELIKISHRCMVTELQRFPFLRKRMDEVIGNFLREGLEPSENMIAHMIEMEMDYINTSHPNFIGGSKALEIAVQQSKSSRAAIPVSRQKDPLESDKGSASERSVKSWSILARQANGVDTDPGVRAASDVEKSVPSGNTGGSSWGISSIFGGGDSRMTVKENMASKPPTEPIHSVEHSFSMINLGQVCVHDTFIVSLSLINMFYRYKPPTEPIHSVEHSFSMINLRQPPPVLRPSESNSETEVIEIAVTKLLLRSYYDIVRKNVEDLIPKAIMHFLVNNTKRELHNVFIKKLYRDNLFEEMLQEPDEIALKRKRCRELLRAYQQAFKDLEELPMEAETVERGYSLPETTGLPKIHGLPTSSMYSTSNSGDYYAASPKYSKSKRSSHSGELPSPMHVAISDSNGSGRPFTSGFYPTVDA, from the exons ATGGCAGAAGaggtttcttcttcttctactactGCTCCCGCGGCATCTGCTACTTCTCCTCTTGGTTCTAGCGTGATCTCCCTCGTGAACCGCCTCCAGGACATCTTCGCCCGCGTCGGAAGCCAATCCACCATCGACCTCCCTCAGGTCGCCGTCGTCGGCAGCCAGAGCAGCGGCAAGTCCAGCGTCCTCGAAGCCCTAGTTGGCCGCGATTTTCTCCCCCGAGGCAACGACATCTGCACTCGTCGTCCACTCGTCCTCCAGCTCGTCCAGACCAAGCGCAAGCCCGACGCCCCCGATGATGAGTACGGCGAGTTCCTCCATCTCCCTGGCAGAAAATTTCACGATTTCTCCGACATTCGCCGGGAAATTCAG GCTGAAACTGATAGGGAAGCAGGGGGGAACAAAGGTGTCTCCGACAAGCAGATTCGATTGAAGATTTTTTCACCAAATGTTCTCGATATCACACTTGTAGATCTCCCAGGCATTACGAAGGTTCCTGTCGGTGACCAACCTTCTGATATTGAAGCTCGAATCAGAACAATGATCATGTCATACATCAAAACTCCTACATGTCTCATTCTGGCTGTCACACCGGCAAATTCAGATTTGGCTAATTCAGATGCTCTTCAGATGGCAGGGATTGCTGATCCTGATG GTAATAGAACAATCGGCGTAATCACAAAG TTGGATATCATGGACAGAGGTACTGATGCCCGAAATCTGTTACTCGGAAAAGTTATCCCCCTCCGACTTGGTTATGTAGGTGTTGTAAATCGTAGTCAGGAG GATATTCAAATGAACCGGAGTATAAAGGATGCTCTTGTTGCTGAAGAGAAATTTTTCCGAAGTCGTCCT GTATACAGTGGTCTGGCAGATAGTTGTGGTGTTCCTCAACTAGCAAAGAAATTGAACCAG ATTCTAGCACAACATATAAAGGCTGTGCTACCTGGGCTGAGAGCACGTATAAGTACTTCACTAGTCTCTGTTGCAAAGGAGCACGCAAGCTATGGAGAGATTACTGAGTCCAAG GCTGGTCAGGGTGCACTTCTCCTGAATATTCTTTCAAAATATTGTGAAG CATTCTCCTCAATGGTTGAGGGAAAGAATGAAGAGATGTCTACATCCGAATTATCTGGTGGAGCACGAATCCATTACATTTTTCAATCCATATTTGTCAAAAGTTTAGAG GAGGTGGATCCATGTGAAGGCCTGACTGATGATGACATTCGTACTGCCATACAGAATGCTACAGGGCCTAAATCAGCATTGTTTGTTCCAGAA GTGCCATTTGAGGTCCTTGTGCGAAGGCAAATATCTCGTTTATTGGATCCAAGTCTTCAGTGTGCCAGgtttatatatgatgaattaATAAAG ATCAGCCATCGCTGTATGGTTACTGAACTGCAGCGATTCCCTTTCTTGCGAAAGCGTATGGATGAAGTTATTGGGAACTTTTTACGAGAAGGCCTTGAACCATCGGAGAATATGATTGCGCACATGATAGAAATGGAG ATGGACTACATAAACACTTCCCACCCAAATTTTATTGGTGGAAGCAAGGCACTAGAAATTGCTGTGCAACAGTCCAAGTCTTCTCGGGCTGCTATACCAGTTTCTAGGCAGAAG GATCCTCTGGAGTCTGATAAAGGATCAGCCTCTGAGAGAAGTGTGAAATCCTGGTCTATTCTTGCAAGACAAGCTAATGGAGTAGATACTGATCCG GGTGTCCGAGCAGCATCAGATGTTGAAAAAAGTGTGCCGTCGG GAAACACTGGTGGATCAAGTTGGGGTATATCATCCATTTTTGGTGGAGGTGATAGCCGAATGACCGTGAAGGAGAATATGGCTAGTAAACCGCCTACTGAACCAATTCACAGTGTGGAGCATTCATTCTCTATGATCAACTTGGGACAGGTTTGTGTACATGACACATTTATTGTCAGCTTGAGCTTGATCAATATGTTCTATAGGTATAAACCGCCTACTGAACCAATTCACAGTGTGGAGCATTCATTCTCTATGATCAACTTGAGACAG CCACCTCCTGTCTTGAGGCCATCTGAGAGCAATTCAGAGACAGAAGTTATTGAAATAGCAGTGACAAAATTGCTTCTGCGATCGTACTATGACATTGTCAGGAAAAATGTTGAGGATCTTATCCCTAAAGCAATTATGCACTTCTTG GTAAACAACACCAAGAGAGAGCTGCACAACGTCTTTATTAAAAAGCTATACAG AGACAACCTGTTTGAAGAAATGTTGCAAGAACCTGATGAGATAGCCTTGAAAAGAAAGCGTTGTAGAGAACTTCTTCGAGCTTATCAACAGGCTTTTAAG GACTTGGAGGAACTGCCAATGGAAGCTGAGACGGTTGAAAGAGGATACAGTTTGCCCGAAACAACTGGATTGCCCAAAATTCATGGATTGCCAACATCATCTATGTACTCAACTAGCAATTCTGGAGACTATTATGCAGCTTCTCCAAAGTACTCCAAGTCGAAAAGGTCTTCACATTCAGGGGAACTTCCATCACCGATGCATGTTGCTATATCAGATTCCAATGGAAGTGGAAGGCCATTCACGTCAGGCTTTTATCCCACGGTTGATGCATGA